Proteins from one Salaquimonas pukyongi genomic window:
- a CDS encoding NAD(P)/FAD-dependent oxidoreductase, with amino-acid sequence MTKTDSNLWQSSCEEVVSALPLDGDLKVDLAIVGGGFTGCSAALEAASSGAKACLMEAHEIGHGGSGRNVGLVNAGLWLPPESIAEILGAAEGSRLTGHLANAPKRVFDLIRRHGIACEAVNKGTLHCAHSEVGFEDIADRFRQQAALGAPVKLLDAAETQQRTGSPVFHGALFDGRAGTINPLSYCRGLARAAEAAGARLCANTPAIGISRTGDGWKVATPGGAVTARALLLATNAYHEPVEGISTPQTVPVHYFQVATVPLKGGHSDCILPGGEGCWDTALVMSSFRRDAAGRLALGAVGNLGGVGGSVHRGWAQRMIRWLFPALGDVGIEHAWCGRIAMTGDHLPKILAIGPNAYACFGYSGRGIGPGTTFGTLTAQALLKDDPSLLPLSPGEHHGESFSGLRSAYIETGAVLTHAVKVRG; translated from the coding sequence ATGACAAAAACAGACAGCAATCTTTGGCAATCGTCTTGCGAGGAAGTCGTTTCCGCGCTGCCCCTTGATGGCGATCTCAAGGTTGATCTGGCGATTGTCGGGGGCGGCTTTACCGGCTGTTCTGCGGCGCTCGAAGCGGCCAGCAGCGGTGCCAAAGCCTGTCTCATGGAAGCGCACGAGATCGGTCACGGCGGATCGGGCCGCAATGTCGGCCTTGTCAATGCGGGGCTGTGGCTGCCGCCGGAATCGATTGCGGAAATCCTGGGTGCTGCTGAGGGGAGCCGGCTGACCGGGCATCTGGCAAACGCGCCGAAGCGTGTTTTCGATCTCATCAGGCGACATGGCATTGCCTGCGAAGCGGTCAACAAGGGTACGCTGCATTGTGCCCATTCCGAAGTGGGATTTGAGGATATCGCGGACCGCTTTCGCCAGCAGGCGGCACTAGGAGCGCCGGTAAAACTGCTGGATGCGGCGGAGACGCAACAGCGCACCGGATCACCGGTTTTCCACGGCGCGCTGTTCGATGGGCGGGCGGGCACCATCAATCCGCTGTCCTATTGCCGAGGGCTGGCACGGGCGGCAGAGGCTGCCGGAGCGCGGCTTTGCGCGAATACACCGGCAATCGGCATCTCGCGGACCGGCGATGGCTGGAAAGTTGCAACGCCGGGCGGGGCGGTTACGGCCCGTGCCCTTTTGCTGGCGACCAATGCCTATCATGAGCCCGTGGAAGGGATTTCCACACCCCAAACCGTTCCGGTTCACTATTTCCAGGTTGCTACCGTCCCGCTCAAGGGCGGGCACTCTGACTGTATTTTGCCTGGCGGTGAAGGCTGCTGGGATACGGCGCTGGTCATGTCGTCCTTCAGGCGGGATGCTGCCGGAAGGCTGGCTTTGGGCGCCGTTGGCAATCTCGGGGGGGTTGGCGGCTCTGTCCATCGGGGATGGGCACAGCGGATGATCCGGTGGCTGTTTCCTGCCCTGGGCGATGTCGGCATTGAACATGCCTGGTGCGGACGCATTGCCATGACCGGCGATCACCTGCCGAAAATTCTTGCAATCGGGCCCAATGCCTATGCCTGTTTTGGTTATTCAGGACGCGGTATCGGGCCGGGCACCACATTCGGCACGCTCACAGCACAGGCCTTGTTGAAGGACGATCCGTCACTGCTGCCGCTCTCGCCGGGAGAGCATCATGGCGAATCGTTTTCAGGCCTTCGCTCTGCTTATATCGAAACCGGCGCGGTGCTGACCCACGCCGTAAAGGTACGTGGGTGA
- a CDS encoding DUF3726 domain-containing protein, with the protein MMSEPNDPTRSGSPLPAEGSGKVALSRNEIEGLCMKAARAAGMSWGLAEEAGFAAGWLAASGLNGATALLHHLRTYQGKSWEEISPVAGEGHWRTSGTVPMCPIALGAALCDHAGLPESFPDASGLVVGPVSQAVLVLPFLADIAGRLGMEITVKIQPGEFQTGSICLSPGGLIPVEAEELIGADAIVLTIVSGPARAGSTKGEDVVLAEIDRPTLAGLNALAMKITVPASEQSRAGAGAQASDND; encoded by the coding sequence ATGATGAGCGAACCCAACGATCCAACCCGCTCCGGTTCGCCTCTGCCTGCTGAAGGAAGCGGCAAGGTGGCGTTGTCGCGCAATGAGATCGAAGGCTTGTGCATGAAAGCGGCTAGGGCAGCCGGCATGAGTTGGGGCCTTGCGGAGGAAGCAGGGTTTGCCGCCGGATGGCTTGCCGCCAGCGGGTTGAACGGTGCAACGGCCCTGCTCCACCATTTGCGGACGTATCAGGGCAAGTCGTGGGAGGAGATCTCCCCGGTGGCCGGGGAGGGGCACTGGCGAACATCAGGCACGGTGCCCATGTGCCCGATCGCTCTCGGCGCGGCACTTTGTGATCATGCCGGTCTGCCGGAAAGCTTCCCCGATGCATCAGGGCTTGTGGTGGGACCGGTCAGCCAAGCTGTGCTGGTACTGCCCTTTCTTGCCGATATTGCGGGGCGGCTCGGGATGGAGATAACCGTAAAAATACAACCGGGGGAGTTCCAAACGGGTTCCATCTGCCTTTCTCCCGGTGGCTTGATCCCGGTTGAGGCGGAAGAACTGATTGGCGCTGATGCCATCGTGTTGACGATTGTCTCGGGACCGGCGAGAGCCGGCAGCACAAAGGGCGAAGACGTGGTCCTGGCCGAAATTGACCGCCCTACCCTTGCCGGTCTCAATGCCCTTGCCATGAAAATTACCGTGCCAGCCAGCGAACAATCGCGAGCCGGGGCAGGCGCTCAAGCCAGCGACAACGATTAG
- a CDS encoding membrane dipeptidase: protein MKTPLIDGLQYANWSEKIFRQMRDGGLDAVHVTIAYHENFRETVLNIEQWNRWFEQFPDLIFQGRTAGDVRLAQESGRTAIFFGSQNPSCMEDDIGLVEVLHTLGLRFMQLTYNNQSLLATGCYEDDDTGLTRMGREVVAEMNRVGLVVDMSHSGERSTLEAIEHSSRPIAITHANPASWHKALRNKPDTVLKALGESGGMFGFSLYPHHLKGGSACPLQSFCDMIARTAEMMGIDHVGIGTDLCQDQPDSVVEWMRIGRWTKKIDYGEGSAAAPGFPQMPDWFSGNRHFSNIAAGLKAAGMDEDDVAAVMGGNWRRFFEKSFGAEAEWKMAGAAGAGA from the coding sequence ATGAAGACACCGCTCATCGACGGCCTTCAATATGCCAACTGGTCGGAAAAAATCTTCCGCCAGATGCGCGACGGCGGCCTCGATGCGGTGCATGTGACGATCGCCTATCATGAGAATTTTCGCGAAACGGTGCTCAATATCGAACAGTGGAACCGGTGGTTCGAGCAATTTCCCGATCTGATTTTTCAGGGCCGTACGGCAGGTGATGTGCGTCTGGCTCAGGAGAGCGGCCGCACTGCGATCTTCTTCGGATCGCAAAATCCGTCCTGCATGGAAGACGATATCGGGCTGGTGGAAGTGCTGCACACCCTTGGGCTGCGCTTCATGCAGTTGACTTACAACAACCAGTCGCTGCTTGCCACGGGCTGTTATGAAGATGACGACACCGGACTTACGCGGATGGGCCGGGAGGTTGTGGCGGAAATGAACCGCGTTGGCCTGGTTGTCGACATGAGCCACTCGGGTGAACGCTCGACGCTGGAAGCCATAGAGCATTCAAGCCGGCCCATCGCGATTACCCATGCCAATCCGGCAAGCTGGCACAAGGCGCTGCGCAACAAACCGGATACCGTGCTCAAGGCGCTGGGCGAAAGTGGCGGCATGTTCGGCTTCTCGCTCTATCCGCATCATTTGAAGGGCGGCAGCGCCTGCCCGTTGCAGTCCTTCTGTGACATGATTGCCCGCACAGCGGAAATGATGGGCATCGATCATGTGGGCATCGGCACCGACCTTTGCCAGGATCAGCCCGACAGCGTGGTTGAATGGATGCGCATCGGACGGTGGACGAAGAAGATCGATTACGGAGAGGGAAGCGCTGCTGCACCCGGCTTCCCGCAAATGCCGGACTGGTTTTCCGGCAACCGGCATTTTTCCAATATTGCCGCGGGGCTGAAAGCAGCCGGAATGGACGAAGACGATGTGGCCGCCGTGATGGGCGGCAACTGGCGCCGTTTTTTTGAAAAGAGTTTTGGTGCTGAAGCGGAGTGGAAAATGGCCGGCGCAGCCGGAGCCGGAGCGTGA